The Streptomyces nitrosporeus genome includes a window with the following:
- a CDS encoding ABC transporter ATP-binding protein yields the protein MSEVQAMRPTPAEGTTPAEGPGPATAIRVQGVSKRYGDRQAVDDVSLEIRRGEFFGLLGPNGAGKSTLVEIMEGLRRADTGTVALFGESPWPRNTALLPRVGVQTQTSAFFVRQTAHEHLRTVAALYGAPRTAVDATLESVGLTEQSGVQVEDLSGGQRQRLAIASALVHGPELIFLDEPTAALDPQARRALWEVLRALKAEGRTIVHTTHHLDEAEALCDRIAILVDGRIAVTDSPHNLVSAFQAPTRLMLPLGRLDEREAADIPGVDRVTVQGGSLVLETRTPGPVLSAVDKLAGLDGVQTRTAGLEDVYLDLTARLTGSPQSPRRNADTTEHQP from the coding sequence ATGAGTGAGGTACAGGCGATGCGACCCACACCCGCCGAAGGCACCACCCCGGCCGAAGGCCCCGGCCCGGCCACCGCGATCCGTGTCCAGGGCGTCTCCAAACGGTACGGGGACCGCCAGGCCGTCGACGACGTGTCGCTGGAGATCCGCCGCGGAGAGTTCTTCGGCCTGCTGGGCCCCAACGGCGCCGGCAAGTCCACCCTGGTGGAGATCATGGAGGGCCTGCGCCGGGCGGACACCGGGACGGTCGCCCTCTTCGGGGAGTCCCCCTGGCCCCGCAACACCGCCCTGCTGCCCCGCGTCGGCGTACAGACGCAGACATCCGCGTTCTTCGTACGGCAGACCGCGCACGAACACCTGCGCACCGTCGCCGCCCTCTACGGCGCGCCCCGCACCGCCGTCGACGCCACGCTGGAATCCGTGGGGCTCACCGAGCAGAGCGGTGTCCAGGTGGAGGACCTCTCCGGCGGCCAGCGCCAGCGCCTCGCCATCGCCTCCGCCCTCGTCCACGGCCCCGAGCTGATCTTCCTCGACGAACCGACCGCCGCCCTCGACCCGCAGGCCCGGCGCGCCCTGTGGGAGGTACTGCGCGCACTCAAGGCCGAAGGCCGCACCATCGTCCACACCACCCACCACCTCGACGAGGCCGAGGCGCTGTGCGACCGCATCGCCATCCTGGTGGACGGCCGGATCGCCGTCACCGACTCCCCGCACAACCTCGTCAGCGCCTTCCAGGCACCCACCCGCCTGATGCTCCCGCTCGGCCGGCTGGACGAGCGGGAGGCGGCGGACATCCCGGGCGTCGACCGGGTCACCGTCCAGGGCGGCTCCCTCGTCCTGGAGACCCGCACGCCGGGCCCGGTCCTCAGCGCCGTCGACAAGCTCGCCGGACTCGACGGCGTGCAGACCAGGACCGCCGGCCTGGAGGACGTCTACCTCGACCTGACCGCCCGGCTCACCGGTTCCCCGCAGTCCCCCCGCCGGAACGCCGACACCACGGAGCACCAGCCATGA
- a CDS encoding TOMM precursor leader peptide-binding protein, with amino-acid sequence MNTPTSTPAPATAPRSPERPTGPAQPMGPARTALHTALAARLGHAVPVVPVGATDAAATLGDRGAPDPWAADRPGARVHLTASAVLIGPWGGDGTAPACGHCLAMRWQRLRSRSERDALETGGPDGPRPAGVWPLFTDHAYDAVAALCRALLDGPGAEPPATTAADRALPQVTRLDLTTLQVRTYPLLADPLCPGCAPPPAPAGPRPLFLAPRPKPDPDGYRLRPASSYPVPEEALANPVCGVLGGGTWTDVTSPTTAPVAGSVFVRGYAGLNDVTWSGQENAFSTSRTLAFLEGLERYAGTHRRGRATPVTGSFDELRADALDPAVCGFYDPRTYRDDPLVDPFDPDRAIPWEWGWSLRDDRPVLVPSRLVYYSAGLAADNFVFECSNGCAIGGGLEEAVLGGLLELVERDAFLNAWYGGARLTEIDLATVGGRATPAMAERAALQGYDVHVLDNRIDLAVPVVTALAVRRDGGPGTLSFAAAASLDPRAAVEGALSEVLTYIPHLSRQTEERRGELEAMADDFGLVRHLKDHAQLYGLPRMAEHARTYLRPLAVRPFGEVYRDWEATGRPRTGDLRDDLRAVIGELARAGHDVIAVDQTTPEQERMGLSTVATLVPGLLPIDFGWNRQRAPLMPRLRTALRRGGHRATDLAGDEIRMVPHPFP; translated from the coding sequence ATGAACACCCCGACGAGCACACCCGCCCCCGCCACCGCCCCCCGCTCCCCGGAACGGCCCACGGGTCCGGCGCAGCCCATGGGCCCTGCGCGGACGGCCCTGCACACCGCCCTCGCCGCCCGCCTCGGGCACGCCGTCCCCGTGGTCCCCGTCGGCGCCACCGACGCCGCCGCCACCCTCGGAGACCGGGGAGCCCCCGACCCCTGGGCCGCCGACCGCCCCGGTGCCCGCGTCCACCTCACCGCCTCCGCCGTCCTGATCGGCCCCTGGGGCGGCGACGGCACCGCCCCCGCCTGCGGACACTGCCTGGCCATGCGCTGGCAGCGCCTGCGCAGCCGCAGCGAACGCGACGCCCTGGAGACCGGCGGCCCCGACGGCCCCCGCCCCGCTGGCGTCTGGCCCCTGTTCACCGACCACGCCTACGACGCCGTGGCCGCCCTCTGCCGGGCACTCCTGGACGGCCCGGGGGCCGAGCCCCCCGCCACCACCGCCGCCGACCGCGCCCTGCCCCAGGTCACCCGCCTCGACCTGACGACCCTTCAGGTGCGTACGTATCCCCTTCTCGCCGACCCCCTCTGCCCCGGTTGCGCGCCGCCTCCCGCGCCCGCCGGGCCCCGGCCGCTCTTCCTCGCGCCCCGCCCCAAACCCGACCCGGACGGCTACCGGCTGCGCCCCGCGTCCTCGTACCCCGTCCCCGAAGAGGCCCTGGCCAACCCCGTCTGCGGGGTCCTCGGCGGCGGCACCTGGACCGACGTCACCTCGCCGACCACCGCACCCGTCGCCGGCAGCGTCTTCGTCCGCGGCTACGCCGGACTCAACGACGTCACCTGGAGCGGCCAGGAGAACGCCTTCTCCACCAGCCGCACCCTCGCCTTCCTGGAAGGGCTGGAACGCTACGCCGGAACCCACCGGCGCGGCCGCGCCACCCCCGTCACCGGCAGCTTCGACGAGCTGAGGGCCGACGCCCTCGATCCCGCCGTCTGCGGCTTCTACGACCCCCGCACCTACCGCGACGACCCCCTGGTCGACCCCTTCGACCCGGACCGCGCCATCCCGTGGGAGTGGGGCTGGTCCCTGCGCGACGACCGCCCCGTCCTCGTCCCCTCCCGGCTCGTCTACTACAGCGCCGGACTGGCCGCCGACAACTTCGTCTTCGAGTGCTCCAACGGCTGCGCCATCGGCGGCGGCCTGGAGGAGGCCGTCCTCGGCGGGCTCCTCGAACTCGTCGAACGGGACGCCTTCCTCAACGCCTGGTACGGCGGCGCCCGCCTCACCGAGATCGACCTGGCGACCGTCGGCGGCCGGGCCACGCCCGCCATGGCGGAACGCGCCGCGCTCCAGGGCTACGACGTCCACGTCCTGGACAACCGCATCGACCTGGCCGTCCCCGTCGTGACCGCGCTCGCCGTACGCCGCGACGGCGGCCCCGGCACCCTCTCCTTCGCGGCGGCCGCCTCGCTGGACCCGCGCGCCGCCGTCGAGGGCGCGCTGTCCGAGGTCCTCACCTACATCCCGCACCTCTCCCGCCAGACCGAGGAGCGCCGCGGTGAACTGGAGGCCATGGCCGACGACTTCGGCCTGGTCCGCCACCTCAAGGACCACGCCCAGCTCTACGGCCTGCCCCGGATGGCCGAGCACGCCCGCACCTACCTCCGGCCCCTGGCCGTACGGCCCTTCGGGGAGGTCTACCGGGACTGGGAGGCCACCGGCCGCCCCCGCACCGGCGACCTGCGCGACGACCTCCGGGCCGTCATCGGCGAACTCGCCCGCGCCGGGCACGACGTGATCGCCGTCGACCAGACCACCCCGGAACAGGAACGCATGGGCCTGTCCACCGTCGCCACCCTCGTCCCCGGCCTCCTGCCGATCGACTTCGGCTGGAACCGGCAGCGCGCCCCCCTCATGCCCCGGCTGCGCACCGCGCTCCGCCGGGGCGGCCACCGCGCCACGGACCTGGCCGGCGACGAGATCCGCATGGTCCCGCACCCGTTCCCGTAG
- a CDS encoding lantibiotic dehydratase C-terminal domain-containing protein, whose protein sequence is MPELTLPGPASAPGPGAAEPGEWIALHVFYAASPRPMLVNCVRPLVAELTAEGLLAGHFFINYWLEGPHVRLRLRPASPAAASEVRRRAEEALTAFLRTRPALYEVDSGFLKDFYNALFDIEFPGEDRDRYMGEDGRMNLRPNNTFSLEPYAPEYAKYGGPAGVELAEWHFRHSSDLVMDAFRTMNLHLRTVLLGTSAQLMMVMASCFLPEEDRLASYLDGYYEFWHRAFPGTGFIGSQEYERNYAEMAPSLGHRFAGIRAAVADGELGRLPSFLRGWAAHCLELRDRVAGLATRGELLFPAWDGPAREDTGQERAEPAGAAPLEKLTHVPAVLPRLLSPYMHMTNNRLHVTIRDEAYLSFVLGQVLREPAPTTGAAPGGTGTGRTGTDRAAGA, encoded by the coding sequence ATGCCCGAACTGACCCTGCCCGGCCCCGCCTCCGCTCCCGGCCCCGGCGCCGCGGAGCCGGGGGAGTGGATCGCCCTGCACGTCTTCTACGCGGCCAGCCCCCGGCCGATGCTGGTCAACTGCGTCCGGCCGCTGGTCGCGGAGCTCACCGCCGAAGGGCTGCTGGCCGGTCACTTCTTCATCAACTACTGGCTGGAGGGCCCGCACGTCCGGCTCCGGCTGCGCCCCGCGAGCCCCGCGGCGGCCTCCGAGGTGCGGCGCCGCGCCGAGGAGGCCCTCACCGCCTTCCTCCGCACCCGGCCCGCCCTCTACGAGGTCGACTCCGGTTTCCTCAAGGACTTCTACAACGCCCTGTTCGACATCGAGTTCCCCGGCGAGGACCGCGACCGGTACATGGGCGAGGACGGCCGGATGAACCTCCGGCCGAACAACACCTTCAGCCTGGAGCCGTACGCCCCCGAGTACGCCAAGTACGGCGGCCCCGCCGGCGTCGAACTCGCCGAATGGCACTTCCGGCACTCCAGCGACCTGGTCATGGACGCCTTCCGCACCATGAACCTCCATCTGCGGACCGTGCTGCTCGGCACCTCCGCCCAGCTGATGATGGTGATGGCGAGCTGCTTCCTCCCGGAGGAGGACCGCCTCGCCTCCTATCTCGACGGCTACTACGAGTTCTGGCACCGCGCCTTCCCCGGCACCGGCTTCATCGGCTCGCAGGAGTACGAGCGCAACTACGCCGAGATGGCGCCCTCCCTGGGCCACCGCTTCGCCGGGATCCGCGCCGCCGTCGCCGACGGTGAACTCGGCCGGCTGCCGTCCTTCCTGCGCGGCTGGGCGGCCCACTGCCTGGAGCTGCGCGACCGCGTCGCCGGCCTCGCCACCCGGGGCGAACTCCTCTTCCCCGCCTGGGACGGGCCCGCCCGCGAGGACACCGGCCAGGAACGCGCCGAACCGGCAGGCGCGGCACCCCTGGAGAAGCTCACCCATGTGCCGGCCGTCCTGCCCCGGCTGCTCTCTCCGTACATGCACATGACCAACAACCGGCTGCATGTGACGATCCGCGACGAGGCATACCTCTCCTTCGTCCTCGGCCAGGTGCTGCGCGAGCCCGCGCCCACGACCGGCGCCGCGCCGGGCGGTACCGGTACGGGCCGCACCGGTACGGACCGGGCGGCGGGCGCATGA
- a CDS encoding M50 family metallopeptidase, producing the protein MTPAPDRAAPASAPRTPEPPAPTATSSAARAYRPALGPGVLLSPPLLRGPRTVHLIKHPVSGAAFEVGPKEHFLISRLDGTRTLDDLAPLYAERFGRRLAEDNWNRLLGLLGTRGLLEGAPAPPPAAPAPARTGGFWHGTRRMVADADATTARLHRVMRPLLHRAVQLPLLAAVLVMVPVLALHAGELVDGTAELIARPAVLAAVALFLWFSITLHELAHGVAAQHYGGKVTEIGVRWRLPAAMLYCTVDNYLFIPGLRARLVIAGAGAHLNMVLLLPFALWWLLLPDDDPAGPLLAGLLLLGSVQGLSNLVPLPPLDGYRMLNHLLGTARLAPETRTYLALRRGGGADGATAAYPRRARRVYTAYAAGSVLLVLLAAAGTCTVAFLLLTR; encoded by the coding sequence ATGACCCCGGCCCCCGACCGGGCGGCCCCCGCGTCCGCCCCCCGCACCCCGGAGCCCCCCGCGCCCACCGCCACGTCCTCCGCCGCGCGCGCGTACCGCCCCGCGCTCGGACCCGGTGTCCTCCTCAGCCCGCCCCTGCTGCGCGGCCCCCGCACGGTGCACCTGATCAAACACCCCGTCAGCGGCGCCGCCTTCGAGGTCGGCCCCAAGGAGCACTTCCTCATCTCCCGGCTCGACGGGACCCGCACCCTCGACGACCTGGCACCCCTCTACGCCGAACGCTTCGGCCGCCGCCTCGCCGAGGACAACTGGAACCGGCTCCTCGGCCTCCTCGGCACCCGGGGCCTGCTGGAGGGCGCCCCCGCCCCGCCGCCCGCCGCACCGGCCCCGGCCCGCACCGGCGGGTTCTGGCACGGCACCCGGCGCATGGTCGCCGACGCCGACGCGACCACCGCACGGCTGCACCGGGTCATGCGCCCGCTGCTCCACCGCGCCGTCCAGCTCCCCCTCCTGGCCGCCGTCCTCGTGATGGTGCCGGTCCTGGCCCTGCACGCAGGCGAACTCGTCGACGGGACAGCCGAACTGATCGCCCGTCCGGCCGTCCTGGCGGCCGTCGCCCTGTTCCTCTGGTTCAGTATCACCCTGCACGAACTGGCCCACGGCGTCGCCGCCCAGCACTACGGGGGCAAGGTCACCGAGATCGGGGTGCGCTGGCGGCTCCCCGCGGCGATGCTCTACTGCACCGTCGACAACTACCTCTTCATCCCCGGCCTGCGGGCCAGACTGGTCATCGCCGGCGCGGGCGCCCACCTCAACATGGTGCTGCTCCTGCCCTTCGCCCTCTGGTGGCTCCTCCTGCCCGACGACGACCCGGCCGGGCCGCTCCTCGCCGGACTGCTGCTGCTCGGCAGCGTCCAGGGACTCAGCAACCTCGTACCGCTGCCGCCGCTCGACGGCTACCGCATGCTCAACCACCTCCTGGGCACCGCCCGCCTCGCCCCCGAGACCCGGACCTACCTGGCGCTGCGCCGGGGCGGGGGAGCGGACGGGGCCACCGCCGCCTACCCGCGCCGGGCCCGGCGCGTCTACACGGCCTACGCCGCCGGTTCCGTCCTGCTGGTCCTCCTCGCCGCGGCGGGGACCTGCACCGTGGCGTTCCTGCTGCTGACGCGGTGA
- a CDS encoding ABC transporter permease — translation MSAYAALTGAGYRAQVRDKTTLFFTFAFPLLFLVVFGLIFRGQEVEESGLTYLSYTAAGVLSWGVANAAVFGIAFTLMQWRTDDILRLIRMSPTPLSAVIGSRYVIALAVGTVQSLLFVGVAMLPLFGLEPASGWPLLIPVLLLGVTTFLLLGVIIGSFTDTPESVAAVANFLMLPMAFLSGSFFPLDSMPSWLQKVSLVMPLRYLNDAVSHALAGRGDLTDVWVGCAGLGVFALVFGAVAVRTFRWTRSS, via the coding sequence ATGAGCGCCTACGCCGCACTGACCGGAGCGGGCTACCGCGCCCAGGTCCGCGACAAGACCACCCTCTTCTTCACCTTCGCCTTCCCGCTCCTCTTCCTCGTCGTGTTCGGCCTGATCTTCCGGGGCCAGGAGGTCGAGGAGAGCGGCCTGACCTACCTCTCGTACACCGCCGCCGGAGTCCTGTCCTGGGGCGTGGCGAACGCCGCCGTCTTCGGCATCGCGTTCACCCTGATGCAGTGGCGCACCGACGACATCCTGCGCCTGATCCGGATGTCCCCCACCCCGCTCTCCGCCGTCATCGGCTCCCGTTACGTCATCGCCCTGGCCGTCGGCACCGTGCAGTCGCTGCTGTTCGTCGGTGTCGCGATGCTGCCGCTGTTCGGCCTCGAACCCGCCTCCGGCTGGCCCCTGCTGATCCCGGTGCTCCTCCTCGGCGTCACCACCTTCCTGCTGCTCGGGGTGATCATCGGCTCCTTCACCGACACCCCGGAGTCGGTCGCGGCCGTCGCCAACTTCCTGATGCTGCCCATGGCCTTCCTGTCCGGCTCCTTCTTCCCGCTGGACTCGATGCCGTCCTGGCTCCAGAAGGTCTCCCTGGTCATGCCGCTGCGCTACCTCAACGACGCCGTGTCCCACGCGCTCGCCGGACGCGGGGACCTGACCGACGTCTGGGTGGGCTGCGCCGGACTCGGCGTCTTCGCCCTGGTCTTCGGCGCCGTCGCCGTCAGGACCTTCCGATGGACGAGGTCCTCATGA